The following coding sequences lie in one Spea bombifrons isolate aSpeBom1 chromosome 5, aSpeBom1.2.pri, whole genome shotgun sequence genomic window:
- the MACC1 gene encoding metastasis-associated in colon cancer protein 1, which translates to MSSRLQSFRSGGISRSKSEGNLIDFDDQKPPAQTDKVGNELDLLIDWSGVFNDKFKKPSKPTNPFWNGLSESNPFLEDVVQAHTFSNKPVSILKEDPFMLFRDSENRDSLASSGDELDIDRLMKKKTHGRSLRSKSVSDLGILGSKESDIQSSAGQILAPDLEWLQNDREAYKMAWLSHRQLTRSCLDLDVISQSPGWAQTQATDAHIVCRIDHQGGSVQLPDSDISVHVPEGHIAPGEFQDIALKAILEPPPSLNNNFSTTVSPLLEITLSNINTIEALLLEMKMAVEQKSDPFSQIMTEIATFYSYNKDGPFEKLQDGYIYNSTLQIKLPILSRVTYIITAAQAKSIQHPGKSVFDYVHKSTTVAVYGPKHIHPAFTTVLTVTGHSYTPEKLTVDNIKKRGKHMPPVVFQLWGRHHFTLHCIRDLSVSFVTKDSMFEAQTLTNGKEIKGEQLVSGKMIQMQCPFALNGGGEIDSFIFTVQILDNQDSSLVTEFDVKTPNPAPKILCSSRIQNRLQKQKEFLSAPQPPLNTFKYPTFQDKVLKLNNFVVTLKTVLRQQKVDYLLEYFKGDTIALLGEDKVKALGQTKIKEWYVGVLRGKVGLVHCKNVKIISRDQVIDFPDLQFTTNMLLEQIALPFKKLTYIYSSVLSNVSEKVYDWRCLADVLGYSHLSLDDLNHGSTEKESERVSSVVKKLKEDCHADSKKRRFHYELIMGLVKVDCQGVVARLTQDTVILTAAVQLGVRWRELAEKLARLTKQQIEAYEIPHYGKSGEVSLQMMWKPAFDFLYTWAAHYGESYRDVLQDLHSSLDKMKYPVTRQWRELTGALIFVNCLEIFRMTAFSNFEE; encoded by the exons ATGTCTAGTCGGTTACAGTCTTTTCGCTCCGGTGGAATTTCAAGGAGTAAGTCCGAGGGGAATTTGATAGACTTTGACGACCAAAAACCACCAGCGCAAACAG ACAAAGTGGGAAATGAATTAGATCTGCTTATTGACTGGTCTGGCGTATTCAATGACAAGTTTAAGAAGCCTTCAAAACCTACAAATCCCTTCTGGAATGGACTATCGGAATCCAACCCTTTTCTAGAAGATGTGGTGCAAGCTCACACATTTTCAAACAAACCTGTGTCAATCCTGAAGGAAGATCCTTTTATGTTGTTCAGAGATTCGGAAAACAGAGATTCCTTAGCGTCCTCTGGAGATGAACTTGATATCGATCGCCTTATGAAAAAGAAGACCCATGGAAGGTCACTTAGATCAAAGAGTGTTTCTGATTTGGGTATTTTAGGTAGCAAAGAATCTGATATCCAGAGCTCAGCTGGGCAAATTTTGGCTCCTGATTTAGAATGGCTTCAGAATGATCGAGAAGCTTATAAAATGGCATGGTTGAGTCATAGACAGCTAACGAGATCTTGTCTTGATTTGGATGTTATTAGCCAAAGTCCTGGCTGGGCACAAACGCAGGCAACCGATGCTCACATTGTTTGTAGAATAGATCATCAAGGAGGCTCTGTGCAGCTTCCTGACTCAGACATAAGTGTTCATGTCCCCGAAGGTCACATAGCTCCTGGGGAATTTCAGGACATTGCTTTAAAAGCTATCCTTGAACCACCTCCCTCACTTAATAACAATTTTTCAACTACTGTGAGCCCCTTGCTGGAAATAACATTAAGCAACATCAATACGATTGAAGCTCTCTTACTGGAAATGAAAATGGCTGTTGAGCAAAAGAGTGATCCCTTTAGCCAAATTATGACTGAGATTGCCACCTTCTACAGCTACAACAAAGATGGTCCGTTTGAAAAGCTCCAAGATGGCTACATTTACAACAGCACTTTACAAATTAAGCTGCCTATTCTCAGCCGTGTTACATACATAATAACTGCAGCACAGGCCAAATCAATTCAGCATCCAGGCAAGAGTGTCTTTGATTACGTTCACAAGAGCACAACGGTGGCAGTGTATGGACCAAAGCACATTCACCCAGCTTTCACCACTGTATTAACAGTTACAGGGCACAGCTATACTCCAGAAAAACTCACCGTAGATAACATAAAAAAACGTGGGAAACATATGCCACCTGTTGTTTTTCAGCTCTGGGGAAGACATCACTTCACACTACATTGTATTAGGGATTTGTCTGTTAGTTTTGTTACAAAAGACTCCATGTTTGAGGCACAAACTTTGACTAATGGGAAGGAGATCAAAGGGGAGCAGCTGGTAAGTGGAAAAATGATTCAAATGCAATGTCCTTTTGCCCTTAATGGCGGCGGAGAAATCGATTCTTTTATTTTCACTGTTCAAATTTTGGATAATCAGGATTCCTCATTAGTGACAGAGTTTGATGTAAAAACTCCAAATCCGGCCCCCAAAATACTCTGCAGTTCAAGAATCCAAAATCGCTTGCAGAAACAGAAAGAATTTCTATCTGCTCCTCAGCCACCTCTAAATACATTCAAATACCCTACATTTCAAGACAAGGTCTTAAAGTTAAACAACTTTGTGGTGACTTTAAAAACCGTTTTGCGGCAGCAGAAGGTTGATTACCTCCTGGAATATTTTAAAGGAGACACCATTGCGCTTCTCGGAGAAGATAAAGTCAAAGCTCTTGGCCAGACCAAAATTAAGGAATGGTATGTGGGAGTCCTAAGAGGCAAAGTTGGCCTAGTACATTGTAAAAATGTGAAGATTATTTCCAGAGACCAAGTTATTGATTTCCCAGACCTGCAATTTACAACCAACATGCTTTTAGAACAAATAGCGTTGCCATTTAAAAAGCTAACTTACATTTATTCTTCGGTGCTCTCCAACGTGTCTGAAAAGGTTTATGACTGGAGATGCTTAGCTGATGTGCTCGGTTATTCACACTTATCCCTGGATGATCTCAATCATGGAAGTACTGAGAAGGAGTCTGAGAGAGTATCTTCAGTggtgaaaaaattaaaagaagatTGTCATGCAGATTCTAAAAAGAGAAGATTCCATTATGAACTTATTATG GGTCTCGTGAAGGTGGACTGTCAAGGAGTGGTGGCACGTTTAACGCAAGACACTGTCATTTTAACGGCTGCAGTACAGCTCGGAGTGCGTTGGAGAGAATTAGCTGAGAAACTCGCTCGACTTACCAAACAACAAATTGAAGCGTATGAAATCCCTCATTATGGAAAATCCGGAGAAGTTAGTTTGCAG ATGATGTGGAAGCCTGCCTTTGACTTCCTTTACACGTGGGCTGCCCATTATGGAGAAAGCTACAGAGATGTACTGCAAGATTTGCATTCTTCATTGGACAAGATGAAATATCCCGTCACCAGACAATGGAGGGAGTTAACGGGGGCTCTGATCTTTGTGAACTGTCTAGAGATATTCCGGATGACCGCCTTTTCTAACTTTGAAGAGTAA